The sequence below is a genomic window from Chlamydia suis.
TGTTCCATTTGCTCTTTTGATTGTTTTGTTATTTCTTCGAAACGTTCTTTGTTTAAATAAAGAATTTCTTTTCTGGAAAGTTTGGATGAATCCATAAATTCTATTTGCTTTCTCCTAGAAAGCCACCCCAATTGAATTGCTATTTCTATACATCTATCAACAGCTAATTCAATTTTTTTCCAGTTTCTTGTGATAATGTATCGATTCATCCTTAGAATATAAGCAAGACTTTTGACGCTAACGTTCAAAAACATGTTTTCTGGCCAAGAATTGTCTCTGGTTATTTTTCTTTTCTTTTTAGCTGCAGCGGTAATTATCCAGTCGATAAACGTGTAGGCATATTTCGATGCGTTTGGAAATCGCATTTTGATTTCTTGATATACATTGGCAGGCTTAACAACAAAATAAGAGTCTATTTGGTCTACCAAAATGGGACAAGGTTCTACAACGAACCCCTTATGTTTTCTGGTTGATGGCGAATTAAATGGGGTTAAATAGATATCATCATTTTCTTCATCTGTTAATCCTTCCCACCCTTCATAGATTCTAATAATAGGAGAAAGAGTTTGGTAGCGATCAACTATTTGTGATCCATTATTCCATCTAGTTCTTGTTGCCACTATCAAAAAAGGTTGGTGTCCTAAATGGTATAGAGCTTCTAACGCGGTTTCGGCTTCTTTACCACTAAATTCATACTTGTTTCTGGACGTCTTGTATCGCTTAACGCCATAGGCTTCTAAAAACTCTGTTTTTGTAAATTTAATTCTAGGAATCCATCCTTCGAATTGGAAGCTATTCGATTCTCTTGATAAAACAACGCCTTTTGTATTTCCTTTATAGTTTGTTGCCGTAAGCAATCTTTGAATAGCCGCTAGTGCATGGTAATGAGAAGAAAGAAAATCAAGCCCAATAACTTCAACTAATCCGTTCTTAGATAGCTCTGGAGATATCTTAATCGAGCGCCCCGGTCTTCTACCAAATTTCTGATTCTCCAAATGGATAGGACTTCTAATGAAGTGACAATTGCTGTAATTTACCATATTTTCTTGATAGCAGAGAACTTACTTATTTTTGGATCGAACTGTAACACTACGGAGAAAACCGATCCGTGTCTATTTTTCCCTACAGTTATTTCGCAAGTAGAAGAGGATTCTTTTCTATTAATAAACAAAATTACATCTGCATCTTGTTCTATCTGACCACTGTCTCTTAAATCTGACAGCAAAGGCACCTTATTTGCTCGGTCTTCAATTTTTCTGGACAGTTGGGATAAACAAACTATAGGAATATTTAACTCTGAAGCCAACCCCCTTAAAGTTCTGGAAATATCAGCGATTTCATTTTGGCGATTTTCTCCTGTAGACGAATTAATAAGCTGTAGGTAATCGATAAATATAACGTCAACACGATCTTCTCTTCTTAATAAACGAATTTGATTCACTATCAAATTGAGCTTATATTGGTTATCGCTACATATATAGAAGTGTGATTCTCTTACAGTCTCTCCAGCTTCTTCCACACAAAAAAGCTCCTCTTGGGATAAATCGCCTCTTTGTAATTTTTCACCAGATATTCCTGTTAAATTGGCTATGATTCTTTCAACAATTTGTCCCGAACTCATTTCTAGAGACAAAAAGCCAACCCGACGCTGTTGATGGATAGCGATGTTTATAGCCAAATCTATAGCTAAAGCTGTTTTTCCTATAGAAGGCCTAGCAGCTATTATCACAAAGTTTCCGTTTGCTAAGACAACTCCTTTACTATCAATATCTTGATATCCGGTTGGTAATCCGTCATAAAAAGCATCTTGTTTTTCTGAAAAAGCCGTTCTCCTTTTTTTTATACGAGCTAACACGCCTGTTTCGGCTTGAGAAAAAATATCATAAATAGATCGGCCTCTAGCACTACGAATAGAAAAAGTCTTTGCAATCGTCTTATCCAAACGATCTTTTATGCGATCTAACAGTAAAAACGGAGATCTTCTTAAAGGGTTTTCGTTATATTCGTTGAACGAATGAAAAAT
It includes:
- a CDS encoding virulence factor; protein product: MVNYSNCHFIRSPIHLENQKFGRRPGRSIKISPELSKNGLVEVIGLDFLSSHYHALAAIQRLLTATNYKGNTKGVVLSRESNSFQFEGWIPRIKFTKTEFLEAYGVKRYKTSRNKYEFSGKEAETALEALYHLGHQPFLIVATRTRWNNGSQIVDRYQTLSPIIRIYEGWEGLTDEENDDIYLTPFNSPSTRKHKGFVVEPCPILVDQIDSYFVVKPANVYQEIKMRFPNASKYAYTFIDWIITAAAKKKRKITRDNSWPENMFLNVSVKSLAYILRMNRYIITRNWKKIELAVDRCIEIAIQLGWLSRRKQIEFMDSSKLSRKEILYLNKERFEEITKQSKEQMEQIEQTEHN
- a CDS encoding replicative DNA helicase, which translates into the protein MKTESEIVRRMQDIEYALLGKALVFEDCTEYVLRQLANYEFKCSHHKNIFRVFKYLKDNSLPISIDSTWEELLRRHIKDIDKSYLGLMLHDALFEEKLRSVSHTVLLDDLSVCSAEENLSNFIFHSFNEYNENPLRRSPFLLLDRIKDRLDKTIAKTFSIRSARGRSIYDIFSQAETGVLARIKKRRTAFSEKQDAFYDGLPTGYQDIDSKGVVLANGNFVIIAARPSIGKTALAIDLAINIAIHQQRRVGFLSLEMSSGQIVERIIANLTGISGEKLQRGDLSQEELFCVEEAGETVRESHFYICSDNQYKLNLIVNQIRLLRREDRVDVIFIDYLQLINSSTGENRQNEIADISRTLRGLASELNIPIVCLSQLSRKIEDRANKVPLLSDLRDSGQIEQDADVILFINRKESSSTCEITVGKNRHGSVFSVVLQFDPKISKFSAIKKIW